The sequence ACCTAAATAATCACaaataccaataataataataataataataatccacaaaagggaagaaacagaacaaattcctataaagacattaaagactTGAAAAGGTCGTTGccaaatataaatttaatccAGAAAACAGAGAAGTCAGTGCAAATGTCTTCcatccgtttttttttttttttttatatctgagGGGTACCACAATGTAGACTACATATTAGAGCAAACGGATACATTTGCTTTAACATGGCGGTAACGTTGCTGGGTGTCGTCCCCTCTTCAGCTACAGCAGTTCCTGCCAGGGGTCTGGGCTCATAAAAGAGGGGTCACATGAGGCTGGGAGATTATGTCGTGCTAATTCTACTAAGTTCATGTCTAATGgctggaagagaaaataaaaacacacaagttACTTACTAATGCATGATTCGTTTAGCACCAATAAGATCTCATTTTactgtaataattaatatttttaatatgaaatctCTGAACATACCATCAATGATTTCATCTTTCACTTTGTGCAATTCACGAACAACTTCTTCCAAGATTTCCTATGGGTTAACAAGCaaacagaaaaatgaacaaagcAAACATAGTCGTAAATACGAATAGTTAACATGGAGGTTAAGTTAGCTCAGTGTAACAAGACTAAATTCTTACTTGTTTCATTCTATCCAAGTCTAAGGCGTCTGTGTCAGTGCTACTGCCCACGGGTCGAACTCTGAacagaccccacacacacaaacacacacacagattcatgaTCAGAAAGTTCAATTAGTGGGTTCAGGCATAATGAGGAATTCATTATCATAACTACATAATGTTCTAATTATCTTCACTGTAGTTACTAAATAATTCATAGCAGTTAACCTGACCTGAAAAATGAAGGGGTTAAATACTTAATTGACACTTTAGACCCAAAATGGAGCTACATTCATGTATGAATGTTATAGCACAGATTAATATAACAGCAATCTTTCCCTTAGCAAACAAAATACTTAGTATCTGAAATACtttgattgttttttaatataattattattatagttgttagataacaaacaaataaacagagtTGTACTGGCAGCATTGGCAGTCCTTTTAAAGGCTTTTGATTCTGCTGATTATGTTCCATAATCTGTGAGACCCTCACCTCGAGACCAGTGATGATCTCTCTGCAGAGTTGGCTCGATCCCACGGCTTCTTTGCACCATCTGCAGGTGAGAATAAAATAGATTACATGATGCTTAACAGCAGCAATTCCACCTCTTGCACCTTATAATTGCAAGTCATATTAATTTATTGTTAGCATGAATCAGCTAAGTTAGTATTACTATCAATACATTCTTTCATTGTGTTACGGAGTACAAAATGAAAACAGTCTATAGCATAAGGATATGGTTGACACAGTGGATATTTTCTCTATTGAACAGGGACAATATATGTTATGCATTAAATTTAGACAAATGGATCATTTTGATCTGCTCTCCCTGGTGTTTAAGAACAATCCAAAAAGCAGCATTAAAAGATCATGGCTTTGTAACAGATACCTGTGTTCTGTCCTCTAGACATTGGAGAGGAATTTGCATCATCCTGTAAAAAAACATAGTTGTATGAAATTCTAGAGAATAAAGTATTTCACTGCTTTCCCAGtcatattcattattatattagTTACTTCATGAATTTCAAGAAAAGATTTTATGTTTAAACAAAATGTACTTACATTTTGGCAgtctccatctttctctgaCTGGTTTTCGACCGCTTTCCGTCTATGAATTTAGgagtacaaataaataaactacttTTCAAACAAAATAGATATCAATTTGTTGTCTTTAGACATTGATTTGTTCCTAACCTTCGTGCCAGCAGGGCATTCATCTCCTCCATCAGGCCCCCGCTCCCTCCGCTCGTCCGATTGGCATCGTTTTTGGCTACTGAACTTTCGTCAGGCTGTAAACAAACGGAGCGGTCACAAATAATAGAGCATCTGCTCTGTATGCACAGCACTTCCACCATGCTTCATGCATATAGGTTTCAGAAATTTAATATCATACGCCTGACTAACAGACATGAAGTATTCTGAGCATATTGTTCATATATTAATAGTACTAATGGTAGCAGTGTGATGCAGAATAAAAAACTTGTTAGTTTTTAATTAATCAGCGTAGTAGACCACAGAACATGATGCAATTTGCATAGCTTAAAGATCGAACGGACCCTCTGCACTCGGCGCAGTTTGGCCCCGGCAATCATGGCGGCGAGGCCGGTGGATGCGTGCGGATCctcgtgatgatgatgatgagctcCATACCCACCTCCACCTAAAGGTAAGGGgggtgggggagggggaggggctCCTGCTGTTGGAGGCGGAAGCCCAGGAGgtgcaggaggaggaggtggaggtgggcATGGGCCTCCAACTGACATGAGCGGTGGCACTATACTTGGAGGTGCCACCGAGAGCACTGCGGGATGTCCCTGAAACGGGGAGCCTGCCAAAGAAAGgggaataataaatgaaatgtaacaCAAGAGAGCATAAAAATACATGGAGCATCAAATAAAGCTAATAAAATTTCCCCTTACACAAATTTGTTACAGCAGATATGCAAATATGTGCAAATACGAGGGAACTGATACTAAATCTATGCTCTGCTATGCCATATCTCTCGTTCATTTCCTACCTGAGTTGGAGGAGCGTCGCTCTCTTTCAATATGTGCCTGcatttgctgctgctgctgttgctgttgctgcaTTTCCATCTGCCTGCAGAGCACACATGCAATTTATAGAGTCAGAGAGCAGAGGATATAATCTGCATTAGAATCAGCTCAATACCATGCAATTACTGTCATGCAATAAGACCTCACCGCTTCTCACTCAGCAATGGAGAGCTGGGGTCTGTTCAGAATTACATTTAAATGGGGATCTGGAGTAATTTTATCTTTTACTCATGGTATTATGGGATTTTATTTCCTCCAGGTTGGCAGTGGGCCTTTTTTTATACCAATTCTATgagaaaattaatttatttcttttatcttcaataactgctttatcctggtcagtgtcATGGTGGATCAAAAATCTATCCCAGGAGTATACTCTACATCCTGTATGTAAAttaaacatttgtttaatttaGCTTAACCAATCAGCCTACATGCATCATGAAACAAAGAGAACATGCTAAAACTTCATGCAAAACCCACAACcaaagctcaggatcaaacctgaGACCCTGAAGCTTTAAGGAGGGTAATGCTTTTGCCTGTGCCAcagtgccaccaactgctgaGAAAATTCCTGCTTAGAATAAAAACTGTTTTTGACTGAAAGGGTGCCTGCTGGCACCCTCAGTACATTTCAGATCTCAGTCATCTTTGCAGTTTTACAGGCAAGACATGGTGTCTTGTGTTCTGCCAGTCGCAAAGGATGAATCATTTGCAAGCATTTCTCATTCTACATTAAGTTGGCACAGATCACATGATTGCCATAATCTGTTCATTATGAGGTCATTAGAAAGAAATGATTGCTTTTGTATCAAAACGAAAGAATGCAATTCTGTAGGTCAATTAATTGGCTATTATTACTAGAGCTGCAGGAAACCTGATAACGAATCATATTAAATTTACAAATGCCAGTGATTTTGCACTTGAGATTTTGCAAATTGAAGTTTCTTCCCCTCTTCCATCTTTGGACTTCAAGTAGTGGCCTTTTTCTATTATCTTCCAGATCATCTTCATATTCTATTCTGCTGCTTCATATTAAATCGACTGCATCATCCATCtgaatgtgaataaataaaatgttcttcCTTGAGGGAGAACAATATGAGGGAATGAGGATGATGTATCTTATTTTGCATGACCCATGACTCTCATGTCTTCTTGTGAGCCTCACACTGATTATGCTGCAGTTATGAGTAGGACCTTACCTTCTCTGCACCTCCAGTTCTTCTGCTGTGGGGCCGTTCTGTACCTGGCGCTGAACTGCTGGGCCTGAGAACAGAAGATTGAGAACAGGATGATTGCAGTATTCAATCTAAAAACTGCCAGGATCTGTCACTGGGACCAAACTTTCATTCCTCACTTTTATAGCAACATACTTTCCCTTTGAAGTAGTTATTGAATTCTTAATAGTTatcatgtattatatttttgaattaataaatgaaaataaatgtgtcaCTTTTTTATGGGTTAAATTTGTTATTTCTTCTTGTTTTAACCAAGCTGTAATGTAGCAAAGATGagcatgaatataaaataagattATACTGCACTATGTATTACAATATCTAATCAAAGCAGCCTCTCTTTGTGTACATTGTCAGCTCAGCTAATTTACATGTTTGGTAATGATGCGTGACTAGATTTCATATATAGACATCACACTGATATATATCGGTAGTAACAATACCAGTTGGCTGTCACTACTTACAGCATGTGCTTTCTGTCTTCACAAATGGAATTCACAAATGTTTAAACACTCCAGGGCAAGACAGTGCCTTTATACTGACAAAATGTCTTGTCTCATTGAGGGCTGTGTATCTGCCACATCAGTGTTTTTTCACTACTTTCACTAATTTCCAATTAACTACATGATGATATGtgcattttatataaatgtagaCTCCCATAAATACTGTAGATAaaagtggattaaaaaaaaatcaaaatgatGAATGTCAGGGGCTTTCATTTGTGGAAATAACAAAAGGGAAAAGGCTAAATGGAGAAAATCTGGCTTACAGACAACCAAATTGGAATAGACAAATGCTTAAATATTTAGTTCTAATAGCAGGGTAGtagagtgagggaaaaaattatttgatcccctgctgattttgtccactgacaaagaaatgatcagtctgtaattttaacggtaggtttatctgaacagtgagaggcagaataacaacaaaaaaatccagaaaaacacatttcaaaaaagttatacattgatttgcattttattgagtgaaataagtatttgacccctttgcaaaacatgacttagtacttggtggcaaacccttgttggcaatcacagacgtcagacatttcttgtagttggccaccaggtttgcacacatctcacatctcaaggaatttgggcccactcctctttgcatccactaCCCAtgttcaatgccctggctgagggaaggaggttctcactcaagatttgacggtacatggctccgtccatcgtccctttgatgcggtgcggttgtcctgtccccttagcagaaaaacacccccaaagcataatgtttccacctccaggtttgacggtggggatggtcttcttggagtcataggcagcattccacctcctccaaacacggcgagttgagtcgatgccaaagagctggattttggtctcatttgaccacatgatctctgaatcattcagatgttcactggcaaacttcagatgagcctgtacatgtgctttctttagcagggggaccttgtgggcgctactggatttcagtcttttacggcgtagtgtgttaccaattgttttcttggtgactatggtcccagctgccttgagatcattgacaaaattctccagtgtaattctgggctgattcctcgccgttctcatgatcattgaaactccatgaggtgagatcttgcatggagccccagaccgaggaagattgacagtccttttgtgtttcttccatttgggaataatcgcaccaactgttgtcaccttctcaccaagctgcttggtgatggtcttgtagctcattccagccttgtgtaggtctacaatcttgtccctgacatccatggacagctctttggtcttggccatgatggagagtttggaatctgattgattgcttccttctgtggacaggtgtctttcatataggtaatgagctgagattaagagcactccccgagagtgctcctactgtaatctcagctccttacctgtataaaagacatcTGGGAggcagaaatctttctgactgacaggggatcaaatacttatttcactcattaaaatgcaaatcaatgtagaacttttctgaaatgcatttttctggatttttttgttgttattctgcctctcactgttcagataaacctaccattaaaattacagactgatcatttctttgtcagtgggcaaacgtacaaaatcagcaggggatcaaataattttttccctcactgtatatgatatacagtatataaactgCCTTTGGTCTCTGAGGTCTCTGAAGACTTGGAgatacattttaattattattattgccgcAAAGTAAACATAATTATACTTAATAGCAATTAAATAAGGAAATCCTTGAGCAACTTATTAAGTGCTCCCTCTGAATAACTCAATAACTGaatagtataatataattaaatgcaGCACACTAAGCAGCGAATGCACCAGCAGGGTAAACCCCTTATGATAAACTTAAAAATATATCACATAGATATGGATTCTATCTATTCCTTAGCAAATTTTAGAGCATTTACAATGACGTTATTTACACGAAATGCTAAACTATGGACAaatatggtatatatatatatatatatatatatatatatatgaacaaatatatatatatgaatgaacaatatataaatgaacaaatatatatatatatatatatatatatatatatatatatatatatatatatatatatatatatatatatactatgtaATTAGTGATGTGGTTATTTGCTTGTGTTTTTCATGCTCATGGCCTTGTTGTATCCTAACAGAACCGAACAagattagtgttttatttcagtgtcTTGCAGACGGAGCAGTGCCCTCTGGCTGTCACTCGATAATGATCTAGACTTGGCAGGAATTCATCAGGGGATTAAAGCTTCAGTCTGTTTCATGTCTTTATGTCCACGACCAAAAATGAAATCCAATAACAATATCACAAATACAAAGGTGTCCAGAAGAAAAAGTGGCTGCTTATTCATATATAGGCAATTATTGTAATTGATTTATATtgataaaatagaaatattaccACAAATGAGTTACGATTATAAAGGCCGACAGAGTCACATATCACATTTGGGATTGTACTTTTGGTTAAAGGAAGGAGGTACACAGGTTTCCTTTAAAGCTAAATGAACAAAAGAGGCTAAAACAGTAATACAGCTCATTACTGCCACATACTTGCTGCACAAAAATATCAAGAACTGACATTCTCGTTGATTGCAACAGTGTAATTGACAGCTATGAACTGATAATATTGTCTGTAATTGATATATTGTAATAGGGAATGCCAGTCATTCCTGAGGATCAAATGTCAGCTTtcaaaccaacaaataaaacacaacagaaccTGATCTGGTCTTTTAGAGCCTGACACTGGCACTTTGACTCATTTTTCATTGATAAACCCTGACACACACGTGGCACAATATAACGAAATATTACAAGTAGTACAAATAAAATCATCCTAGAAGTGTAAAAGAAAATAGCAAAACAATTAGGCCTGTACTTATTGTGTATATTATCTAGATGATTATAGCATTCAGAGAAAACACAAGCTCTAGAGATCAGCTATTGTGTTCCTTTGTCGGTGTTGTATATCCAGTTTGTTGTGAGATTACAAGTTTACAGTGACCTTTAACGTTAACCTGAATCCTCATCTGTTTGCACTGCCACTCGGCAATATAATCACATCTGAATATGAtggatattttctttttacatttttcattttattattatatttacatattccATGTGAAGTGTATTAATAGGTCCTTTTAACGGTGTTACTATTTCTCAACTTTCCTCTACTAGAAAAATTGAACTTGAGAAGTAGAGCATCATACTCAGCGATATCAGTATTCCAGGTCACCTTCAGTAAAACATAATTTATCTTCACTACCcataattattttctttcaacAATTTCAGaattcaaatgaaaataaagtttaTCAATATAGTTCCTGATGTCCCATGTGCCGGTTAATACCACTTAAACAAACACGATCTAAAGGCTTCCCCAAACACGCTTGAGTCCACTAAACCATCCTGATTGGAAAGATTATGACAGAAGAGAGACGGAGCGCAAGCGGTACCTACAGGACATCTTGAAGAAGAAGAGTCGGCCTtggcagatacacagacacccACAGACCAACTCGCTGCTGATCATAGTGCACCCGGGCACTTCAtcccttctcttcctctttcctcctcctcctgtctaTGTCCTCTACACTCCTTCCTGCAGATCTCCTGTTTCTCTACAGGGTAACCCCACACCTGCGGTGTAGCAGCCGGCTAGCGAACCCTAACCAGCTCGTATTTCTCTAAAGCTCCCTGGGCAGCTGCCtgcactaccacacacacacacacacacacacacacacacacacacaaacacctccagACCAACAGAGAGCACTGCAGCTgtatgtgtgaaggtgtgaggtgACTCgaaatgtgtgtaaatggaaCACAAAACTGAATTTCTGTACGAAAACAGTGTACATAGTGTGATATTAGCAGCACAAATTTCTACAATTCATATGTAGTGCTTTTGGTTTACTGATGATATTTTCCATGTAGTACttatatttattcaaataaGAGATGAAGAAAGGCTGGACAAAGAAAGACCATGTTGAAAACAAAGAACATGAAAAAGGTTTTATGATATCTTAGATATCTTATGATTCTCAGAGAGGACACATGTTGTTCTCATACTGCATGCAGGTTCTttatttctgcctttttttacTCAACAAGAGAAAGATAAAGCAGAGAACACACTCTAGTACTGAACCCAGGGGAGCACAACACAGCCCTTTGGTTTAATTAAGATTAGTATTGTAGTGGGAAAGTCCTTCTCAGTCCTTCACAGTTATTAACTTAGCAGCCCTCATTCTAATTCATCTCCTTATACACACTTTCTGCATCTTTCATGATACTCAATGTCACAAGGCTGAGTTCATACTATTCACGTCTGGAAGAAGAATCAAATGCTGAATCAAATTTATATGTAAGCCCTGCGTGGGGAACAAAGCTAGGATGAACATATGAAAAAACagcttggaaaaaaaatgctgga comes from Hemibagrus wyckioides isolate EC202008001 linkage group LG25, SWU_Hwy_1.0, whole genome shotgun sequence and encodes:
- the evlb gene encoding enah/Vasp-like b isoform X1, whose protein sequence is MDINLQSHRFYLPQIFCDASTQVIEYKLSEQSICQARASVMVYDDTSKKWVPIKPGQQGFSRINIYHNTANNTFRVVGVKLQDQQVVINYSIVKGLKYNQATPTFHQWRDARQVYGLNFASKEEATTFSNAMLFALNVLSTQDGGPAVQRQVQNGPTAEELEVQRRQMEMQQQQQQQQQMQAHIERERRSSNSGSPFQGHPAVLSVAPPSIVPPLMSVGGPCPPPPPPPAPPGLPPPTAGAPPPPPPPLPLGGGGYGAHHHHHEDPHASTGLAAMIAGAKLRRVQRPDESSVAKNDANRTSGGSGGLMEEMNALLARRRKAVENQSEKDGDCQNDDANSSPMSRGQNTDGAKKPWDRANSAERSSLVSRVRPVGSSTDTDALDLDRMKQEILEEVVRELHKVKDEIIDAIRHELSRISTT
- the evlb gene encoding enah/Vasp-like b isoform X2, with product MSEQSICQARASVMVYDDTSKKWVPIKPGQQGFSRINIYHNTANNTFRVVGVKLQDQQVVINYSIVKGLKYNQATPTFHQWRDARQVYGLNFASKEEATTFSNAMLFALNVLSTQDGGPAVQRQVQNGPTAEELEVQRRQMEMQQQQQQQQQMQAHIERERRSSNSGSPFQGHPAVLSVAPPSIVPPLMSVGGPCPPPPPPPAPPGLPPPTAGAPPPPPPPLPLGGGGYGAHHHHHEDPHASTGLAAMIAGAKLRRVQRPDESSVAKNDANRTSGGSGGLMEEMNALLARRRKAVENQSEKDGDCQNDDANSSPMSRGQNTDGAKKPWDRANSAERSSLVSRVRPVGSSTDTDALDLDRMKQEILEEVVRELHKVKDEIIDAIRHELSRISTT